One Acidobacteriota bacterium genomic window, TCGGAGAGCTTGACGAACGACATCGTTTCAGCTTCAGCTCGAAGTCGGCCGATTTTGGCGTAAAGCTCGTCCCGCTTGTCGCCGCGCTCGCGGAACATCTTTTCGGCCTTGGCATAAAGAGGATCCGCCCGATAGGAGTTAGAAAGGAAAGCATAGTGATTTGCTTCGGCAAGAATCGCCTTTGGATCGTTCGCGGGAACGTGCTGACTTGATGTTCCTCTTCTTTGCGACCCTTTCAGAAATATCCAAATTCCCGCAACGCATGCCCCAATACATAGGGCCGCCAAGATAGAGATATAAACTCGTATGTGCCTCGTCCCGAGCATGGTCCGCCGCCCTGGATCGCTTACTTATACCTAAGCTCACTTTCCGCCTTGTTACACTAATTGGACAACCAATCCATCAGAGGCGGATTCGGGCTTGGCGCAGCGCGGATATGGTGGCCGCCAGACTTTTTCACTGTTCAGCATTTTCTCAATCTTCGATCATCAGTTTGCTCCGTCGAGACCCAAGAGGCGGCCACGGATTGACCTCCTTAACATTCGGCGCGGCACCCCTGCCCTATCTTCGTTACTGTACAAGACGAGCCCTTTATTGGCCATATGGACCCGTCTCTCATGGCTTGATGACATACCATCCCTTGTTAAGCACTACGTACTGCGTATAACTAACCCTCTCTGGAAGCGGCTGCCCAGTTCCTATTAACCTTAAAAAATGAGCTTGAGCGCGAACTGCATCACGCGCGGGTCACCTGCAAGACTCGTTATGCGCCCCACCGTGCCCGGACTCGACACGTCTGAATTCGGAATGCTGAATTGCGGCGTGTTGAACAGGTTGAAAACTTCCCAGCGAAACTCTAGCTGCCGGCCTTCACCGCCCAGCCTGAACGGGAACGATCGGTCGAGGCTGAAGTCCAGGTTAGTGAAGGGCGGCCCGATCAGGATGTCGCGACCGGAATTCCCAAACGCAGCGGGATTCGGTACCGCAAAGCAACCGGGATTGAACCATTCGTTAACGCTTTGCTGTCCGCTGGAAAGGCCTCCGTTGCAGACGCGGTTGGGACGTGTGTCAGCCAGAGGCCCGACAAAACTGCTGAGCGACGAGGCCGTCACGGTAAAGGGGAAACCGGAATTCCGCGTGAATATTCCATTCATCCGCCAGTTGCCGAGAATCGCGGCAGGAACACCAGTCGTAGCCCATTGGTGTCCATGCCCAAGCGGGAAATCATAAACATAGGCAAAGACGAAGCGGTTCCGGAAATCAAAGTTGCTCAACCCGCGATCATAGGCAAAGACGTTATAGGAATCTTCCGGAAAGGAAGATCCAAACCCCGAGAGGTTGTCTCTGGCATCATCAATTGACTTCGAGTAAGTGTACGCGATGTGGAATGTGAGTCCATGGCTGAACCGTTTTTCGACCGTGGCTTCGAGCCCGTTGTAAGTGGAATTGCCGCCATTTTCCCGGTACTCGATGATGCCGAGGTTCTGATAGGGCAGATTGATCGTTCCTGCTGGAATCGGCTGGTTCAGGTTGCGCAAGTAGGAGAGGTGGGTACCTTTCGTGCCCACGTAATCCACCGTGGCAACGATATCGAAAGGCAATCGCCGCTGGAAACCGGCGCTCCACTGGTCAATGATGGGCATCTGGGACTTCGGATCGACTGCCCGTAGCCGAACCTTAGTCAGGTCGATATTGGCGACGTCACGGTAGGTCGAGGGGAAACCCTGGCCAAGATAGAAAACCGGCGTCGTATGATCCGTAACTGGCACCGTTGGCAGAACGTTCAGGAGCCACGGTGGGTTCAGCGACATCTGGTCCTCGCTGCCGATGCGCTCGAATTGCTGGTAGAAGCGCCCATAGCCGGCACGCAGTACTGTGTTAGGGGTCACCTGATAAGCCACGCCAATGCGGGGAGCAAAGTTATCCTTATCCGGATGGACGAGCTGTTGCGAAAGTCCTGACCCGGACTTCGCATATACAAGCTGGCCCGTCGCGGGATCAAGGTTCGTCATCTGGTCGGCAGCCTCATGCGGCCAGGTTGCATAATCGTAGCGAAAACCGAGGTCAAGCGTCAGATGCGGCATCACTTTCCAGATATCCTCAGCAAAGTAGGACTGCATCCACATCCTCATGTCCACGTGGTGAAAGACCGACTCCTGGGCTCTGTAGGGATATCCAAGCAGAAAGTCGGCCAGCGCATTGCCGGTAAACTGGCCATCAAAGTACATATGGCCACGCAGGGCGGGTTCATCAAGGTAGATGTTCCGCATCGGCAGATGGTAATCGACCCCGAACTTGAATTCATGGGCTCCATGGGTATAGTTCAGCGTGTCTGCCTCTTCGAACTGATTCGTAAATTGCCACTTCGGCAGGTAGTCCGCCGATCCCAAATAAGGCATGTTGACTCCACCCACGTTCGCGAAGTCCATCCCAGAAATGCCGCCGTCATAAAGCGGGTTATCAGGAATGCCAAGGATGCCCAGTGATGAGAGGGTGTTTTGTCGAAAAGGGGTCTGGACACCGCGCGACCAATTGCGGCCCCAGCCTAGGCGGAAAGAATTGACCAGCGTCGGAGAGATCATCGCCGTCCATCCCAATGCCGCGGCCTGGGAATTCATTGTCAGCCGGCCCCAGGCTGAAGTGCCGGTGCCGTCAATAATGCTATTTCCGAAGGGACCGGGAACAAAGCGCGTCCAGGGAATATCCGAATAGCGGACGAAAACGCTGTTGCGCGGAGTAATTTGCCAATCCACCCGGCCGATGTAATTGTTCGCATTGCTGGTAAGTTTGGGGTTGATGAGGTAATTCTCGCGATTCAGCGGGCCAGGCGGAGGCGTCACATTAGGGAGGGGTATCATGCCCATGATCTTTGCTGCCACCGGGGAAATGCGGTCAGAAGGAATGATATTGTCGGAGAATGGCAGGCCTGTCGTCGGATCGATGATCGGACTGTAAGTGACGCCATTGGCGGCGCCTGCCGCAGGCGAAAAATTCCCTGCTCGCTCGTTCGGTAGCGGTACGTTGGAAAGCCGCGTCACTCCTTGAGAAATTCGAGTTCCTTCGTAATTGAAAAAGAAGAAAGCGCGGTTCTTGATAATCGGTCCGCCGAAGTTACCGCCGAACTGGTTCTGCGCT contains:
- a CDS encoding TonB-dependent receptor, with protein sequence MRTDPIVGVFRVLFRFILMACLTLLPAGLGWSQIQNASVGGRITDPSGAVVPDAHLTAQNQGTGMKYSMTSNSSGYYTFPTIPIGTYTVTVSASGFKKIVRSNITLEAGQSARVDFKLQLGSPVQTVQVTSATPLLQTQSAMPQTAIRNRLVANLPLSTRNWDDLMGLVAGVQGYRYTNQSGSTASGRFGGINVNGVRSLQNNFILDGVDNNTISENVQELSTEVIRPSVDAVREFKIITDPYSAEYGRSPGAAIIVTTKSGTNQFHGEAWEFNRKSATDATDFFTNRAGAKKPGLAQNQFGGNFGGPIIKNRAFFFFNYEGTRISQGVTRLSNVPLPNERAGNFSPAAGAANGVTYSPIIDPTTGLPFSDNIIPSDRISPVAAKIMGMIPLPNVTPPPGPLNRENYLINPKLTSNANNYIGRVDWQITPRNSVFVRYSDIPWTRFVPGPFGNSIIDGTGTSAWGRLTMNSQAAALGWTAMISPTLVNSFRLGWGRNWSRGVQTPFRQNTLSSLGILGIPDNPLYDGGISGMDFANVGGVNMPYLGSADYLPKWQFTNQFEEADTLNYTHGAHEFKFGVDYHLPMRNIYLDEPALRGHMYFDGQFTGNALADFLLGYPYRAQESVFHHVDMRMWMQSYFAEDIWKVMPHLTLDLGFRYDYATWPHEAADQMTNLDPATGQLVYAKSGSGLSQQLVHPDKDNFAPRIGVAYQVTPNTVLRAGYGRFYQQFERIGSEDQMSLNPPWLLNVLPTVPVTDHTTPVFYLGQGFPSTYRDVANIDLTKVRLRAVDPKSQMPIIDQWSAGFQRRLPFDIVATVDYVGTKGTHLSYLRNLNQPIPAGTINLPYQNLGIIEYRENGGNSTYNGLEATVEKRFSHGLTFHIAYTYSKSIDDARDNLSGFGSSFPEDSYNVFAYDRGLSNFDFRNRFVFAYVYDFPLGHGHQWATTGVPAAILGNWRMNGIFTRNSGFPFTVTASSLSSFVGPLADTRPNRVCNGGLSSGQQSVNEWFNPGCFAVPNPAAFGNSGRDILIGPPFTNLDFSLDRSFPFRLGGEGRQLEFRWEVFNLFNTPQFSIPNSDVSSPGTVGRITSLAGDPRVMQFALKLIF